Proteins from one Arsenophonus apicola genomic window:
- the motB gene encoding flagellar motor protein MotB, which produces MKTAKSTIIIKKKRRKKSSYYHGGSWKIAYADFMTAMMAFFLVMWILSISSPQELIRIADYFRTPLKVSLNKGPKSGDVTNIIPGGGKDIIYREGDTIPKEPNQLPETEQDRFKKLQQDLELLIMNDPRLQDLKPNLLIDLMDEGLQIQIIDGENRPMFASGSAVIDKNMQKILYVLAPVLNDYPNKISLAGHTDSTAYAKGGYGYSNWELSADRANSSRRALISGGLDEHKIMRVVGMASTVPLENNPAAAANRRISILVLNKESEAAIIHENQRPQPTKEIGEQNSEQVESPLTPSLVPTAVLPTDHSKVILAQSKDK; this is translated from the coding sequence ATGAAAACAGCAAAATCGACCATCATTATCAAGAAAAAACGGCGTAAGAAATCCAGTTATTATCATGGCGGCTCCTGGAAAATCGCTTATGCGGATTTTATGACTGCCATGATGGCTTTCTTTTTAGTTATGTGGATTTTATCCATTTCCAGCCCGCAAGAGTTAATTCGTATTGCTGATTATTTTCGTACACCGCTTAAGGTTTCATTAAATAAGGGCCCTAAAAGTGGTGATGTCACGAATATTATACCGGGTGGCGGCAAAGACATTATTTATCGTGAGGGTGATACGATACCCAAAGAGCCCAACCAACTGCCAGAGACGGAACAAGATCGTTTTAAAAAATTACAACAGGATCTTGAATTATTGATTATGAATGATCCGCGCTTACAGGATCTAAAACCTAATTTGCTAATTGATTTAATGGATGAGGGGTTACAGATACAAATAATTGATGGCGAAAATCGGCCTATGTTTGCTAGCGGCAGCGCGGTAATTGATAAAAATATGCAAAAAATTCTGTATGTGTTGGCACCAGTATTAAATGATTATCCCAATAAAATTAGTCTGGCTGGTCATACCGATAGTACAGCTTATGCCAAAGGCGGCTATGGTTACAGCAACTGGGAATTGTCGGCGGACAGGGCAAACTCTTCGCGCCGGGCATTAATTAGTGGTGGTTTGGATGAACATAAAATTATGCGTGTTGTTGGTATGGCTTCAACGGTGCCATTAGAAAATAATCCCGCAGCCGCTGCTAATCGACGAATTAGTATTTTGGTGTTAAACAAAGAGAGTGAAGCTGCAATTATTCACGAAAATCAGCGGCCTCAGCCGACAAAAGAAATTGGCGAACAAAATAGCGAACAAGTAGAGAGTCCGTTAACACCATCTTTAGTACCAACAGCAGTATTACCTACCGACCATAGCAAAGTGATATTGGCACAATCAAAGGATAAATAG
- the motA gene encoding flagellar motor stator protein MotA, with the protein MLVFLGYLVVIGAVLGGYLLVVGHLSALYQPAEFLIIFGAGLGGFIVANNGKAIKSTLRVLPRLLTSSRYNKSIYMDLMALQFRLLTKSRQAGVLSLERDIEDPEQSDIFSQYPKLLSDPHLMSFLTDYMRLIITGNMNAHEIEALMDEEIATFEQEAEVPAVSLSMLGDSLPAFGIVAAVMGVVHALASADRPAGEMGILIGNAMVGTFLGILLSYGFISPLANLVRQKSHQQIKMMECIKVTLLSSISGYAPQIAVEFGRKTLFLDDRLSFNELEDHVRSMKNPTNTNSPHVEDD; encoded by the coding sequence GTGCTTGTATTCTTAGGCTATCTTGTTGTTATTGGAGCAGTATTAGGTGGTTATTTACTTGTCGTGGGGCACTTATCTGCTCTATATCAACCCGCAGAGTTTTTAATTATATTTGGTGCTGGTTTAGGCGGTTTTATTGTAGCTAATAATGGTAAAGCGATTAAATCAACATTAAGGGTGTTGCCAAGGTTACTTACAAGCTCCCGCTATAATAAATCAATTTATATGGATCTCATGGCGCTACAATTTCGCCTATTGACAAAGTCGCGTCAAGCGGGGGTATTATCGTTAGAACGCGATATTGAAGATCCGGAACAGAGTGACATTTTTTCTCAATATCCAAAGTTACTAAGTGATCCGCATTTAATGAGTTTTTTAACTGACTATATGCGATTGATAATCACTGGCAATATGAATGCGCATGAAATTGAAGCATTAATGGATGAAGAAATTGCCACTTTTGAGCAAGAGGCTGAAGTCCCTGCAGTTAGTTTGAGTATGTTAGGTGACTCATTGCCGGCTTTTGGTATTGTTGCTGCGGTAATGGGCGTAGTGCATGCCCTGGCTTCTGCCGATAGACCCGCAGGTGAGATGGGAATATTAATTGGTAATGCGATGGTAGGAACTTTTTTGGGTATTCTACTTTCATACGGTTTTATTTCACCATTAGCTAATTTGGTGCGACAAAAGAGCCATCAACAAATTAAGATGATGGAATGTATTAAAGTCACTTTACTATCATCCATTAGCGGTTATGCACCACAAATTGCAGTAGAATTTGGCCGTAAAACGCTATTTTTAGATGATAGACTCTCTTTTAATGAATTAGAGGATCATGTGCGTAGCATGAAAAATCCGACTAATACTAATTCTCCTCATGTTGAAGATGATTGA